The Gemmatimonadota bacterium genome includes the window GTGGAGGTGTCGCCCGAGGCAAAGGTGCCCATTTCCACGGGGTCAATACCGTAGTAGATCTCCAGGCGGGTGGTGCCATCTGACCCGCGAAAGTCGGCAAAATCGTAGTGGAATCCGAGGCCCGACATGGGGCCGCCGGGCGTGTAAAAGTCGGGTACTTCGCTGACCGTGCGGTTGGCGATGGCCTCGGGGGCGTAATACGCGAGCAGGGAGAACCGGTGCAGGCCAATGGTGGTTTCTTCGTGGGGAAAGTCGGGAAGCGGCGCATAGTTGTAAACACCGTTGCCCAACTCGTTGGTAAAGGTGATTTCGATGCCTTCTCCAATATTGGTATAAACCCAGGTTTCCCAGGGCACAATGGTCATGTCGCCCCGTGAGGTGACAGGCAGAAAGTGATGCTGGTTTTCGGGGCGCGTCTGCCGCCGCTGGTATTCGTCGAGGGCCAACTGCCCAATTTCTCCGACTTCACCGCTTGCCTCTCCATCTGCACCAAGGGCTTCTGTGAGAATGAATTCGTCCAGGTTGCCTTCAATTGTGCCGGGGGGGACGAGAATATTGCCGCCTTCATCGGTGCGTGCGAGGGCCGCAGGATCGAGTTCGCCCACAAAAGACTGGTTGGAACGGATGGGATAGACCGGTCCGGTAAAGACTTCGTCCATGGCTTCGGGACCGTAGAGGGCCAGGGCGAGGCGTTCTTTGACCTGTTCTACGGCGGGCGTGATTTCGGGATTGGCTCTGCCAGAACGCGCGCGGTAGTCGGGATCGCCGTAGCGGATGTAGATGTCTCCCCGCGCATCCCAGGGTGTTTTGGCTTCGGCGAAGTGGTTCCGCGCGTACCACACCCTGCGGTAGTGCTCGATGAGGCGTTCGTTGACTTCGGTGAGCAAATCAAAATCGCGCTTTGCCCAGAATTGTTCGAGAAAGGCGGGTTGCTCGGCTTCGGGGGTTTCTTCGTAGATTTTGAGTTCTTCTTTGGTACCTACCCTGGCGATGTCGTCGTAATAGGTCCGTTCTGTTTCGGGCAGGGTGGCGATGAATTGTTCGAAGACGTTGAGTGCTTTTTCCGGTTCTCCTTTATCGAAGAGGATCTGCGCGGCGATGGGGAGGAAGCGTGCATTTTCGAGGTGGTATTCGAGGTTTTTGAGGATGGATTCGCTCAGGATCGTCTGGTTGTCGCGTTGACGACCTTCGGCGTTGCGGCGCAGTTCAATATAGGACGTGCCCAGGAGGTAGGCGATTTCGGGATTGTCGGGCTGGTGTGTCAATGCCTGTGCAAAAGCCCGCGAGGCAGCGGTGTGGTTCTCATTCAGGCGGATGTACGCGCGACCGAGGAGGATGTAGGCAGGAGCGTAGGTGGGATCGAGCCGGGTGGCACGCCGGGCCGCGCTGACGGCTTTGCGAGCATGGTAAACAGCCATGATCCCGCCAGAAGCTTTTTTATAGTAGATATCTGCAATGCCGGTCTGGGCTTCTGGCGAGGCATCATTGAGTTTGAGGGCCTCTTTAAATGCCTTCATCGCGTGGTCCAGATATCCTGCGTTGATGTATATGGGAGCAACGGCGAGGTAGGTCTGAATGTTATCGGGATTCTGTTTAATGGCTGCTGTGAGTGCTTTGATGGCCTGGTCTTTTTTATTGTCTTCAAAAGCAGCCTGTCCCCGGGCAATGAGAGAGTCAACCTGGGCTTCACGGGCGGCAAGCGGTGCAGAGAGCAAGAAACAGAGCAGGACGGGTGCAACACATTTGAGGGTTGTGTTCATCGCATTGTCCTCCCGGCAAAAGATGAGGGGCTATATATACGGGAACGCCCGGCAGTTCAAGGGGTTCCGGGCATTCCAATAGAAATATAGGCCATCGGCTTGTCTCACACAAGGCATAGCTCGCGGTATTTGCTTGAATTTCGGTTTGAGAGGCGATAAACTTAATGATAGGGATCGTTTGATTCGAAACACTAATGGAGGAGCTATGCTGTTTACCGATGCACAAATGAGGCAATACGATGAGGAGGGAGCGGTTACGATCGACAGTCCCTTCACCACCGAGGAACTGGACCGCGCCGAGGCGGCATGGGACAGGTTGAAGGCGAGCGGGCGTCCGCCTTATGAAGACCCGGATTATGTCGATGTTGTCCAGCATCCCTATTTTGAGGAGATCGCCAAAAAGGTGTTGCGCGCCGAGTCCGTACATCTGTGGTGGGGATTGTCTCCCCACGAGCGCGCGCCGAGTAGCGCACCTTTTGCGAGCGTCCGCGAACAATGGGGGAATGGATGTCACGTCGATATCCAGGCGACCTGGGAGGATTTTCAGGCGACGCCACGCCGGATGCGCGCTGAGTTGTGGTTCTGGGTCAATGACGTGCCCGAGCATCGGGGAGCTATGCGCATTTTGCCGGGTAGCCATCGCCCGATTATGGAGCACTGGAGCCGGGTTTTGACGCCAGAGCACAAGGCGATGTTGCCCCGCGTCCACGGGTTGCGCCCAGAGCCGTCGGATACGGCGCCGGCTTATCCCGAGCATGTGCCCGAGCTGGTTGATACGCCGTGGCTGGAACAGGAGCCGGTTCCGGCTGTTGCACGTCGAGGGCAGATTCTGATTTTGTGCAGCGGGGGATTGCATTCTGCATGGCAGAACGAGGATACAGTGCCTCGCAAGGGGATGGGAACGTCCTGGATCGCTACTGGCGTGTCCTGCGGGTTGCCGAAGAGTCAGCGCGATGGGTTGATGTCGTTTTTTCC containing:
- a CDS encoding GWxTD domain-containing protein — encoded protein: MNTTLKCVAPVLLCFLLSAPLAAREAQVDSLIARGQAAFEDNKKDQAIKALTAAIKQNPDNIQTYLAVAPIYINAGYLDHAMKAFKEALKLNDASPEAQTGIADIYYKKASGGIMAVYHARKAVSAARRATRLDPTYAPAYILLGRAYIRLNENHTAASRAFAQALTHQPDNPEIAYLLGTSYIELRRNAEGRQRDNQTILSESILKNLEYHLENARFLPIAAQILFDKGEPEKALNVFEQFIATLPETERTYYDDIARVGTKEELKIYEETPEAEQPAFLEQFWAKRDFDLLTEVNERLIEHYRRVWYARNHFAEAKTPWDARGDIYIRYGDPDYRARSGRANPEITPAVEQVKERLALALYGPEAMDEVFTGPVYPIRSNQSFVGELDPAALARTDEGGNILVPPGTIEGNLDEFILTEALGADGEASGEVGEIGQLALDEYQRRQTRPENQHHFLPVTSRGDMTIVPWETWVYTNIGEGIEITFTNELGNGVYNYAPLPDFPHEETTIGLHRFSLLAYYAPEAIANRTVSEVPDFYTPGGPMSGLGFHYDFADFRGSDGTTRLEIYYGIDPVEMGTFASGDTSTIVADCAVILADTSYTNVYRAQDAIFFRSIGHHMWPEGSFIPTLIPIDVPPGNYLLTVQVNDRAAERKGIYRHQVQVEPYQSNALQLSDIQLSWNISENPGDEKFRKGDVWVVPMISRAYQKDQSAYAYYEVYNLTRNEFGQTRYRVTYTIAVEDPIRPFNLVRSSVGALASIFQRKDKTQVTVSFEQTGNEQSTTGYFELSLKRVKAGYNRLTVTVEDLNNGQKAAKEIQFRYKK
- a CDS encoding phytanoyl-CoA dioxygenase family protein, translated to MLFTDAQMRQYDEEGAVTIDSPFTTEELDRAEAAWDRLKASGRPPYEDPDYVDVVQHPYFEEIAKKVLRAESVHLWWGLSPHERAPSSAPFASVREQWGNGCHVDIQATWEDFQATPRRMRAELWFWVNDVPEHRGAMRILPGSHRPIMEHWSRVLTPEHKAMLPRVHGLRPEPSDTAPAYPEHVPELVDTPWLEQEPVPAVARRGQILILCSGGLHSAWQNEDTVPRKGMGTSWIATGVSCGLPKSQRDGLMSFFPRLREKLRPERAHIVPENFDWLFESDYEPKWSETFLGAI